From Proteiniborus sp. MB09-C3, the proteins below share one genomic window:
- a CDS encoding CoA transferase codes for MSNNPYNLLEEVKIVELTTYVAAPSAGRILADWGADIVKVEAVPKGDTTRYAVPLPGMKYITYDVHNANKKSIALDLKTTEGKEVMDKLLADADVFLTNNRGRALEKLGLDYDTLHDKYPRLIHAHMTGFGETGSMANDPGFDNVCFWALGGAMIASMEKDTAPVIPPSSFGDNSTASTMAAAICAALYKQKCSGEGSKIVVSLYGQAIYNMLEPILSIQCSDLDKYPKSRLENTPLNNTYKCKDDKWIMVCCHEYERYFPYFMRIIGREELIENPEYNTFAKGNENCREIVQIISEGFLKFTRDELDAILRENDIPHSIVCNVYEILESQQAKDNLYLSKFTQPNGDQYIESATPAKFGGVTLPPRNRAPFLGEQSSKILAELGYSEVQIQEMISKGILIEKHLHADQEK; via the coding sequence ATGAGTAATAATCCATATAATCTATTAGAAGAAGTGAAAATAGTTGAACTAACAACATACGTAGCAGCACCTTCAGCTGGACGTATATTAGCCGATTGGGGTGCTGATATAGTTAAGGTAGAAGCTGTACCAAAAGGAGATACGACACGTTATGCGGTTCCTTTACCTGGAATGAAATATATTACGTACGATGTTCATAACGCCAATAAAAAAAGTATTGCCTTGGACTTGAAGACTACTGAAGGTAAGGAAGTAATGGATAAATTATTGGCAGATGCGGATGTTTTTCTAACTAATAATCGTGGCCGTGCTCTTGAAAAGTTGGGATTAGATTATGATACTCTTCATGACAAATATCCTAGACTTATCCATGCACATATGACTGGATTTGGAGAAACAGGATCAATGGCAAATGACCCGGGGTTTGATAATGTTTGCTTCTGGGCATTAGGAGGAGCAATGATTGCTTCTATGGAAAAAGATACAGCTCCTGTAATTCCTCCAAGTTCATTTGGAGATAATTCTACTGCTAGTACTATGGCTGCTGCAATATGTGCTGCATTGTACAAGCAAAAATGTAGTGGAGAAGGCAGTAAAATTGTTGTATCGCTTTATGGACAAGCTATTTACAATATGCTAGAGCCTATACTTTCTATTCAGTGCAGTGATTTAGACAAATATCCAAAAAGTCGTCTTGAGAATACTCCTTTAAATAACACCTATAAGTGTAAGGATGATAAGTGGATAATGGTATGCTGTCATGAGTATGAACGCTATTTCCCATATTTCATGAGGATTATAGGCAGAGAAGAGCTAATTGAAAATCCAGAATATAATACATTTGCTAAGGGAAATGAAAACTGTAGAGAAATTGTTCAAATTATTAGTGAAGGCTTCTTAAAATTCACTCGAGATGAATTAGATGCAATTTTAAGAGAGAATGATATACCTCATTCCATAGTATGTAATGTTTATGAAATATTAGAATCTCAACAAGCAAAGGATAATTTGTACTTGTCCAAGTTTACTCAGCCTAATGGTGATCAATATATAGAGAGTGCTACACCTGCGAAATTTGGCGGCGTTACACTTCCACCGAGAAATCGTGCTCCATTCTTAGGTGAGCAATCTTCAAAGATTTTAGCTGAACTTGGATATAGCGAAGTACAGATTCAAGAAATGATATCAAAAGGCATTCTAATTGAGAAGCATCTACATGCTGATCAAGAAAAATAA
- a CDS encoding electron transfer flavoprotein subunit beta/FixA family protein, with protein MNILVCVKQVPDTTEIKIDPVTNTLIRQGVPSIVNTFDAYALELAVRLKEKEGGKITVISMGPEQAKTALKECLSVGADEAYLISDRVFGGSDTLATSYILSTYIRFLEQEKGKFDLIFCGMQAIDGDTGQVGPEIAEHLGLPQVTYAIDIKKEGAQTLIKRDNDQGYDWIEVQTPALITVSKTEYEPRYATIKSKMAANRAEIPVLTSKDVSINLEKCGLKGSPTKVKKTYTPVRSKNGVIIQQETVENSVKALMSLLVDSKVL; from the coding sequence ATGAATATTTTAGTTTGCGTAAAACAGGTTCCTGATACGACAGAAATCAAGATTGATCCTGTAACTAATACCCTTATACGTCAGGGTGTACCTAGTATTGTAAATACCTTTGATGCTTATGCTTTGGAATTAGCTGTTCGCCTAAAGGAAAAGGAAGGTGGAAAAATAACAGTAATTTCAATGGGACCAGAACAAGCAAAAACAGCTTTAAAGGAATGTCTATCTGTAGGGGCAGATGAAGCGTATCTAATCAGTGATCGAGTTTTTGGGGGATCTGATACTTTAGCTACAAGTTATATTTTATCTACTTATATTCGATTCTTGGAGCAAGAAAAGGGCAAATTTGATTTGATTTTCTGTGGAATGCAAGCCATAGATGGAGATACTGGGCAAGTGGGACCAGAAATTGCAGAACATCTGGGTTTACCTCAAGTAACCTATGCAATCGATATAAAAAAGGAAGGTGCTCAAACACTAATCAAAAGAGACAATGATCAGGGATACGATTGGATTGAAGTTCAAACTCCTGCGTTAATTACAGTATCCAAAACAGAATATGAGCCAAGATATGCTACTATAAAAAGCAAAATGGCTGCAAATCGAGCAGAAATTCCAGTGTTGACTTCAAAAGATGTATCCATAAACTTAGAGAAATGCGGATTAAAAGGTTCTCCGACAAAGGTGAAGAAAACCTATACACCAGTACGATCTAAAAATGGCGTAATTATCCAACAAGAAACAGTAGAAAATTCTGTAAAAGCTTTAATGTCATTACTAGTAGATTCTAAAGTACTGTAA
- a CDS encoding class I adenylate-forming enzyme family protein has translation MDLLNVTLSDVLKKNAEDYPDDIAYIFDDVSYSWKQVDEITDIIAATMIKKNIKKGTHVGVWSINSIQQICIIYAAMKIGAVTAIFNYSYKHLEMKSILSYADAEYLFYGESTGSIDYLEVINKVKKDLPKLKDYFSIISIFDEAFELQKSNDSIGLQAMEELNKVKGLVATDDTACMLFTSGSTHLPKGVLLSYYSILNDARILSDLMRWNKNKDIMLIGMPIFHCSGMTCGLLLGLMVAMPTIIMRKYKPDQAMKFIEKYCVTAFNVVPSMLMLLVKNPSFGSYDISSWNSGILAGSGIVGEKYRELVSKVNIPHLQIGYGQTETSPLITLSDYDDDTMLKSETVGKAIPNMEIRIWDNEANCECDVNVKGEIQARGFCVMKGYYDMQQKNLEKYTHDGWLKTDDVGYRDKNDYFYFCGRMSDMIVRGGENISPSEIECVIEHYSEDILNAKVIGVDVDTAVQEEITALVVMKPGKKIDADGLKDFVKHHLASYKTPNFVFQLDKFPMNSTGKIDLVSIKKLAKHKIMGMLELSK, from the coding sequence ATGGATTTATTGAATGTTACTCTTTCAGATGTGTTGAAAAAAAATGCAGAAGATTATCCTGATGACATAGCCTATATTTTTGATGATGTCAGCTATAGCTGGAAGCAAGTGGATGAAATTACCGACATCATAGCAGCAACGATGATAAAAAAAAATATTAAAAAAGGTACACATGTGGGGGTTTGGAGCATTAATTCTATCCAACAGATTTGTATCATATATGCAGCAATGAAGATCGGTGCAGTTACAGCTATTTTTAACTATTCATATAAGCATTTAGAAATGAAAAGTATTTTATCCTATGCTGATGCTGAATATTTATTCTATGGAGAATCTACAGGCTCTATTGACTATTTGGAAGTTATTAATAAAGTCAAGAAGGATCTTCCTAAGTTAAAAGACTATTTTAGTATCATAAGTATATTTGATGAAGCCTTTGAATTGCAGAAATCCAATGATTCCATAGGATTACAAGCTATGGAAGAACTTAATAAAGTCAAGGGATTGGTTGCAACTGACGATACAGCTTGTATGCTTTTTACTTCTGGGAGCACACATCTACCTAAAGGTGTTTTACTATCTTACTATAGCATACTTAATGATGCGAGAATACTATCAGATTTAATGCGATGGAATAAAAATAAAGATATTATGCTGATTGGTATGCCAATATTCCACTGCTCAGGTATGACATGTGGATTATTATTGGGATTAATGGTTGCAATGCCTACAATAATAATGCGTAAATATAAACCAGACCAAGCTATGAAATTCATAGAGAAGTATTGTGTTACAGCATTTAATGTGGTTCCTTCTATGTTAATGCTTCTAGTTAAGAATCCAAGCTTTGGCAGTTATGATATTTCATCATGGAATTCTGGTATTTTAGCAGGTTCAGGCATAGTGGGTGAGAAATATCGTGAGTTAGTTTCGAAGGTAAATATTCCTCATTTACAAATAGGATATGGTCAGACTGAAACATCACCTTTAATTACTTTGTCAGACTATGATGATGATACTATGTTAAAATCAGAAACCGTAGGTAAGGCAATTCCTAATATGGAAATACGTATTTGGGACAATGAAGCCAATTGTGAGTGCGATGTAAATGTTAAAGGGGAAATCCAGGCAAGAGGCTTTTGTGTAATGAAGGGGTATTATGATATGCAACAAAAGAACCTGGAAAAGTATACTCATGACGGTTGGCTTAAAACTGATGATGTTGGGTATCGTGATAAGAATGATTATTTTTACTTTTGCGGACGCATGAGTGATATGATCGTTCGAGGTGGAGAAAACATCTCTCCAAGTGAAATCGAATGCGTTATAGAGCATTATAGCGAGGATATTCTTAATGCTAAAGTTATAGGAGTAGATGTAGATACTGCTGTTCAGGAAGAGATTACTGCGTTAGTAGTAATGAAACCAGGTAAAAAAATTGATGCTGATGGATTAAAAGACTTTGTTAAACATCATCTTGCTAGCTATAAAACACCGAATTTTGTTTTTCAACTAGATAAGTTTCCGATGAACAGTACAGGAAAAATTGATCTTGTATCTATCAAAAAGTTGGCAAAACATAAGATAATGGGAATGTTAGAGCTATCAAAATGA
- a CDS encoding acyl-CoA dehydratase activase → MNTSYYLGVDIGSASSKAVLMNKNREIIHTSVVQLGTGTSGPKKVIDELFSTTDLSVEQVSYTVATGYGRYSLEYADKQFSEISCHAKGINFVFKNVRTVLDIGGQDVKAISIDEKGKVLSFYMNDKCAAGTGRFLEVMARILETPIDELDALDELSQNPATVSSTCTVFAESEVISLLSKDTRREDIARGVHNSIVNRALGLLYRTSMEKDFSLTGGVAQNQGVVRALERALKQKVYVAKTPQLIGAIGAALFAVEFGQERSRI, encoded by the coding sequence ATGAATACTTCTTATTATTTAGGCGTGGACATTGGTTCAGCATCATCTAAAGCTGTATTAATGAATAAAAATCGAGAAATCATTCACACAAGTGTGGTGCAATTAGGAACGGGAACTAGTGGGCCCAAAAAAGTAATTGATGAGTTGTTTTCGACAACAGATTTATCTGTTGAGCAAGTCAGCTATACGGTGGCTACTGGATATGGCAGGTATTCGCTTGAATATGCAGATAAACAATTTAGTGAAATAAGTTGTCATGCCAAGGGGATTAATTTTGTCTTCAAAAATGTAAGAACGGTTTTAGATATTGGAGGGCAAGATGTTAAAGCCATTTCTATTGATGAAAAAGGGAAAGTACTAAGTTTCTATATGAATGATAAGTGTGCAGCTGGCACGGGAAGATTTTTAGAAGTCATGGCACGTATACTGGAAACACCTATTGATGAATTGGATGCTTTAGATGAATTATCACAAAATCCAGCAACTGTAAGTAGTACATGCACTGTATTTGCAGAATCTGAGGTAATTTCATTATTATCCAAAGATACTAGACGAGAAGATATTGCTAGAGGTGTACACAATTCTATTGTTAATCGTGCACTTGGCTTATTATATCGTACCAGTATGGAAAAGGATTTTTCACTGACTGGCGGTGTAGCACAAAATCAAGGTGTAGTTCGTGCTTTGGAAAGAGCTTTAAAACAAAAAGTTTACGTAGCCAAAACTCCTCAGCTAATTGGTGCAATTGGTGCAGCACTCTTTGCTGTTGAGTTTGGACAAGAAAGGAGTAGGATATGA
- a CDS encoding electron transfer flavoprotein subunit alpha/FixB family protein: MSVNSEYKNVWVYVETEDGKEKKVGFELLRPGREIADALGEKLVAVIIGHNVQGVAKEALEYGVDEVILVDNPVYNRYLTDAVYLCFTQLVDKYKPNTILIGATSNGRDFGPRVACKLGTGLTADCTNIEFNQESNNVTWIRPAFGGNLMAKIECPDRRPQMGTVRPGVYKKPLRNGQAEGKIIQEDILIPEENVRTRICETIKEVLAEVNLEDAEIIVSGGRGLGKAENFSYIRELAEVLGAAVGSSRAAVDSGWIPHAHQVGQTGKTVAPKIYIACGISGAIQHLAGMSGSDTIIAINKDPDAPIFKAADYGIVGDLFEVIPQFIEELKKHKSN, translated from the coding sequence ATGAGTGTGAATTCAGAATATAAAAATGTGTGGGTTTATGTTGAAACCGAAGATGGAAAAGAAAAAAAAGTAGGATTTGAATTATTACGTCCGGGCAGGGAAATAGCTGATGCATTAGGAGAAAAGTTAGTTGCCGTTATAATTGGACATAATGTACAGGGAGTAGCGAAAGAAGCCTTAGAATATGGAGTAGATGAAGTTATATTAGTTGATAATCCTGTATATAATAGGTACTTAACTGATGCAGTTTATTTATGCTTTACACAGCTAGTTGACAAATATAAGCCAAATACCATCTTAATTGGAGCAACAAGTAATGGAAGAGACTTTGGTCCACGAGTAGCTTGTAAGCTAGGAACCGGTTTAACTGCAGACTGTACTAATATTGAGTTCAACCAAGAAAGCAATAATGTAACTTGGATACGTCCAGCATTTGGTGGAAACCTTATGGCAAAAATTGAATGTCCAGATCGTCGTCCGCAAATGGGAACAGTTAGACCTGGTGTATATAAAAAACCATTACGAAATGGACAAGCAGAGGGAAAAATTATTCAAGAAGACATTTTAATACCAGAAGAAAACGTTCGAACTCGAATATGTGAAACTATAAAGGAAGTATTGGCAGAAGTAAATTTAGAAGATGCAGAAATTATTGTTTCTGGAGGACGTGGATTGGGAAAAGCAGAAAACTTCTCCTACATTCGGGAATTAGCTGAAGTATTGGGAGCAGCAGTAGGCTCATCTAGAGCGGCAGTGGATAGTGGCTGGATACCACATGCTCATCAAGTAGGACAAACAGGAAAAACCGTAGCTCCTAAAATATATATAGCTTGTGGAATATCTGGAGCAATTCAGCACTTAGCAGGGATGTCAGGCTCAGATACTATTATTGCAATCAACAAAGATCCAGATGCACCTATATTTAAAGCCGCGGATTATGGAATTGTAGGAGATCTTTTTGAGGTTATACCACAATTTATTGAAGAATTAAAAAAACACAAAAGTAATTAA
- a CDS encoding 2-hydroxyacyl-CoA dehydratase family protein, with protein MSIINESMTSKEMLDILVAKNMEDARKAKERGDLVCWSSSIAPCEFCEAMGIYTVYPENHVVGIAARKGAPELLEYAERKGYSNDICGYARANLAYMDVQQCISEELPLPDLVLLCNNICETLLKWYENIAYELNIPLLIVDVPYNHDKEITEENIKYVEAQFHDIIHQLEVICNKPFDEKKFQEVMKISAQNAKDWYDATMLCSARPSPLSGFDMFNYMALIVCMRGKAECGMTFRKLKEELEEKISRGECGLKGADEKYRIMWDGIACWPYLSHTYKVLKQHGVNMTGSTYPSAWALEYTPGNLFEMARAYTGMGNNLSLDGQINLRKSIIKETQCDGVIMHMNRSCKMCDFLQYEVGKELRDSLNIPITTFDGDQADPRNYSKAQYETRIEALVEMMSQKVPSRNSSGD; from the coding sequence ATGAGTATTATCAATGAAAGTATGACTTCAAAAGAAATGCTGGATATATTGGTAGCTAAAAATATGGAGGATGCAAGAAAAGCTAAGGAACGAGGTGATTTAGTTTGTTGGTCCAGTTCCATTGCTCCCTGTGAATTTTGTGAGGCTATGGGAATCTATACCGTTTATCCTGAAAATCATGTTGTAGGAATTGCAGCACGTAAAGGAGCGCCAGAATTATTGGAATATGCAGAGCGAAAAGGATACTCCAATGATATATGTGGTTATGCTAGAGCAAATTTAGCCTATATGGATGTACAGCAATGTATATCAGAAGAACTGCCGTTACCAGACTTAGTTTTACTATGTAACAACATCTGTGAAACTCTATTAAAGTGGTATGAAAATATTGCATATGAATTGAATATACCTTTGCTTATTGTTGATGTCCCATATAATCATGATAAAGAAATTACAGAAGAGAATATAAAATATGTTGAAGCACAATTTCATGACATCATTCATCAATTAGAAGTAATTTGCAATAAGCCTTTTGATGAAAAAAAATTTCAAGAAGTCATGAAGATATCTGCACAGAACGCAAAAGACTGGTATGATGCTACTATGCTTTGTTCAGCTCGTCCTTCGCCTTTAAGTGGTTTTGATATGTTTAATTATATGGCGTTAATTGTCTGTATGAGGGGAAAAGCAGAATGTGGAATGACATTCAGAAAATTAAAGGAAGAACTAGAAGAAAAGATTTCAAGGGGCGAGTGTGGATTAAAGGGTGCAGATGAAAAATATAGAATCATGTGGGATGGAATAGCATGTTGGCCATATTTATCTCATACGTACAAAGTTCTAAAGCAACATGGAGTCAACATGACTGGTTCAACGTATCCTTCGGCTTGGGCATTGGAGTATACGCCGGGAAATCTTTTTGAAATGGCAAGGGCTTATACAGGCATGGGAAATAATCTATCCTTAGATGGTCAAATTAATCTTCGAAAAAGTATTATTAAAGAAACTCAATGTGACGGTGTAATTATGCATATGAATCGTAGCTGTAAAATGTGTGATTTTCTTCAATATGAAGTGGGAAAAGAATTGAGAGATAGTTTGAATATTCCTATTACGACTTTTGATGGAGACCAGGCTGATCCAAGAAATTATTCTAAGGCACAATATGAAACACGCATCGAAGCTTTAGTAGAAATGATGAGTCAAAAGGTTCCCTCCAGAAATAGTTCTGGAGATTAA
- a CDS encoding acyl-CoA dehydrogenase family protein, with the protein MQITNEMKDLRELVESYMEKEVAPVVGEIDASGEFPEKIYKDILDMGLHLLEVPEEYGGAMVDRKTEVYIAEALGRYDCGIASAIGANNSACSTINLFGTAEQKKQYFDILVSGKLAAFCLTEPNAGSDAASVSTKARLEGDEYVLSGTKCFITNGGVAGVYTVFASTDLSKGTKGLSAFFVERDRPGVSIGKHEDKMGIRLSNTTEVIFDECRIPKDHLIGEEGKGFVYAMKTLDTSRPFVGATGVGLAQRAIDEAVKYSKERVQFGKPIAYKQGLQFMLADMQIQTEAARQLVHHTAELIDDGADYSIYSAMSKVMGSDTAMKVACDALQIFGGYGYMKEYPIEKMMRDAKILQIYEGTNQIQRVVISGIMLH; encoded by the coding sequence ATGCAAATTACAAATGAAATGAAAGATTTACGAGAATTAGTTGAAAGTTACATGGAAAAAGAAGTAGCTCCAGTAGTGGGAGAAATTGATGCCTCTGGTGAATTTCCTGAAAAAATTTATAAGGATATTTTAGATATGGGACTTCACTTGTTGGAGGTTCCTGAAGAATATGGTGGAGCGATGGTGGATCGAAAAACTGAGGTGTATATTGCGGAAGCATTAGGCAGATATGATTGTGGGATTGCCTCAGCTATTGGAGCAAATAATTCTGCATGCAGTACTATAAATTTATTTGGAACTGCTGAACAAAAAAAGCAATACTTTGATATCCTTGTATCTGGGAAATTAGCTGCTTTTTGCTTGACAGAACCAAATGCTGGCTCAGATGCAGCTTCTGTAAGTACAAAAGCTCGTTTAGAGGGAGATGAATATGTATTAAGTGGAACAAAGTGTTTCATCACTAATGGAGGAGTAGCTGGAGTATATACTGTATTTGCATCTACTGACTTATCCAAAGGAACTAAAGGTTTATCAGCGTTTTTTGTGGAAAGAGATCGTCCAGGTGTATCTATTGGAAAACATGAAGACAAAATGGGAATCCGATTATCGAATACTACCGAGGTTATTTTTGATGAATGCAGAATTCCAAAGGATCATTTAATTGGGGAAGAAGGCAAAGGATTTGTTTATGCAATGAAGACATTAGATACTTCTCGTCCTTTCGTTGGGGCTACTGGTGTTGGACTAGCACAAAGAGCTATTGATGAAGCTGTAAAGTATTCAAAAGAGCGTGTTCAATTTGGCAAGCCCATTGCCTATAAGCAAGGGCTACAGTTTATGCTTGCAGACATGCAAATCCAAACAGAAGCGGCTCGTCAGCTAGTACACCATACTGCGGAGCTGATAGACGATGGAGCAGACTATTCTATTTACTCTGCCATGAGTAAGGTGATGGGATCAGATACTGCCATGAAAGTGGCCTGTGATGCATTACAAATATTTGGCGGATACGGTTATATGAAAGAATATCCTATAGAAAAAATGATGAGAGATGCAAAGATTCTTCAAATATATGAGGGAACAAATCAAATACAACGCGTTGTTATTTCAGGAATAATGCTGCATTAA
- a CDS encoding phosphatase PAP2 family protein, with the protein MKLKIAKIISILTVVPVIAFALLIILFRQCSYVFNNSFAWCIFAFLFLFLMPISAYGLKNIIPKYRNKGRSGERKLAFITGVMGYIIGTIVCIIFKAPKGLTTIFLSYLVSGIVLTFVNKVIKFKASGHACGVSGPMTLFIYFVGRKAWYALILLPMVFWSRINMGRHTIKELIAGTIIGIVSTSIVIFTYA; encoded by the coding sequence ATGAAGCTAAAAATAGCTAAAATAATAAGTATTTTGACAGTGGTGCCTGTCATCGCGTTTGCATTATTAATTATTTTATTTAGGCAATGTAGCTATGTTTTTAATAACAGTTTTGCATGGTGTATTTTTGCTTTTCTTTTTTTATTCCTAATGCCTATTTCTGCTTATGGGCTTAAAAACATAATACCAAAATATAGGAATAAAGGAAGAAGTGGTGAAAGAAAACTTGCATTCATAACGGGAGTTATGGGTTATATTATTGGTACAATAGTATGTATCATATTTAAGGCTCCAAAAGGACTAACAACAATATTTTTATCATATTTGGTTTCTGGAATAGTGCTCACATTTGTCAACAAGGTAATAAAATTTAAAGCAAGCGGACATGCATGTGGGGTATCAGGACCTATGACACTGTTCATATATTTTGTAGGCAGAAAGGCATGGTATGCATTGATATTGCTTCCAATGGTGTTCTGGTCAAGAATAAATATGGGAAGACATACTATAAAAGAATTGATTGCAGGAACTATTATTGGAATAGTATCAACTTCAATAGTGATTTTTACATATGCTTAA
- a CDS encoding 2-hydroxyacyl-CoA dehydratase family protein, translating to MEINQIINYLIEIADSPDKAVKLSCEKNHKNAVGWVAPYAPEEIIYAANCIPVGLWGGEVELRKARTYLPAFACSIMQSIMEYETRGTYDILKAVLIPAVCDTLKCFGQKWKGACPAIPFVYPQNRRVQSAELFLENEYRLIIKKLEDILNVDITEEALRESIILYNDYRAAMREFTEIAAMHTTTISPTVRHQIIKASYFMDKKEYLCYIKKLNEKLRLQPAEHSKNKRVVVSGIMLEPKGILSHFEALGIDVVGDDLAQESRQFRTDVPFAGDALKSLARQWINHNACSLAFDPYKQRIQHLVDLAHHSKADGVVLALMKFCDPEEYDVPIIMSRMKEENIPLLVIEVGQQATAFEQINTRLQGFIESMDY from the coding sequence ATGGAAATAAATCAAATTATTAATTATCTTATAGAAATTGCTGATTCACCAGACAAAGCTGTTAAACTATCCTGTGAAAAAAATCATAAAAATGCAGTAGGTTGGGTTGCACCTTATGCGCCAGAGGAAATAATCTATGCTGCAAATTGTATACCTGTGGGACTATGGGGAGGAGAGGTTGAACTTAGAAAAGCTAGAACTTACCTTCCAGCATTTGCTTGCTCAATAATGCAGTCTATAATGGAATATGAAACCAGAGGTACTTACGATATATTAAAAGCAGTTTTAATTCCTGCAGTGTGTGATACTCTAAAGTGCTTTGGACAGAAGTGGAAGGGAGCTTGCCCGGCTATTCCCTTTGTTTACCCACAAAATAGACGAGTACAAAGTGCAGAATTATTTTTAGAAAATGAATACAGATTGATCATTAAAAAATTAGAAGATATTTTAAATGTAGATATTACAGAGGAAGCATTAAGAGAAAGCATAATTCTTTACAATGATTATCGAGCAGCTATGCGTGAGTTTACAGAAATTGCTGCTATGCATACAACTACTATTTCCCCTACGGTGCGTCATCAAATTATCAAAGCATCCTATTTTATGGACAAGAAAGAGTATCTATGCTATATTAAGAAGTTAAATGAGAAGCTTCGACTACAGCCAGCAGAGCATTCTAAAAACAAACGAGTTGTTGTTTCTGGAATTATGCTAGAGCCTAAAGGCATTCTCAGCCATTTTGAAGCGTTAGGAATTGATGTAGTTGGAGATGATTTAGCACAAGAATCTAGACAGTTTAGGACAGATGTACCTTTTGCAGGAGATGCTCTAAAAAGCTTGGCAAGGCAATGGATAAACCATAATGCTTGTTCTTTGGCTTTTGATCCATATAAGCAACGTATTCAGCATTTAGTTGACTTAGCTCATCATTCCAAAGCGGATGGAGTCGTATTAGCATTAATGAAGTTTTGCGATCCTGAGGAATATGATGTACCAATTATCATGTCAAGGATGAAGGAAGAGAATATTCCTCTATTAGTAATTGAGGTTGGCCAGCAAGCAACAGCCTTTGAGCAAATTAATACAAGACTTCAAGGCTTTATAGAAAGTATGGATTATTAA